In Hevea brasiliensis isolate MT/VB/25A 57/8 chromosome 13, ASM3005281v1, whole genome shotgun sequence, a single genomic region encodes these proteins:
- the LOC131172165 gene encoding uncharacterized protein LOC131172165: protein MDPLKYLFEVSALVGKLVKWLVLLSEFDIVYETRETIKRRVVVEFLFENPVNEEEEVETAFPDEILKLVEVQLWKMYFDRAMNKSGAGIRVVLEALNGEQLLMSKRLCFPATNNIAEYEACICGLEALIAATAKKVEVFEDSMLVVSHVKGEWELKEEKLRPYLEYGKKLLFSFE from the coding sequence ATGGATCCTTTAAAGTACCTATTTGAAGTATCGGCGCTAGTTGGAAAATTGGTCAAATGGTTAGTCCTACTGTCTGAATTTGATATTGTGTATGAGACTCGAGAAACCATCAAAAGGCGTGTAGTGGTTGAATTTCTTTTTGAAAATCCAGTTAATGAGGAGGAAGAAGTCGAAACAGCCTTCCCGGATGAGATTCTCAAGCTAGTAGAGGTCCAGTTATGGAAAATGTACTTTGATAGGGCCATGAATAAGAGCGGAGCCGGTATAAGGGTAGTTTTGGAAGCACTAAATGGAGAACAATTGTTAATGTCAAAAAGGCTATGTTTCCCAGCCACTAATAATATTGCAGAATATGAGGCTTGCATTTGTGGCCTAGAGGCATTAATAGCTGCTACGGCTAAAAAAGTGGAGGTGTTCGAAGATTCAATGCTAGTGGTTTCCCATGTTAAAGGTGAAtgggaattgaaagaagaaaagttgaggccATACCTGGAGTATGGTAAGAAACTATTATTTAGCTTTGAGTAA